From the Campylobacter volucris genome, the window TTAAAAGAAAAATTAAATACCATAGTAAGTTCGTGGTTAATTGAACATATTATTCAGCATGATATTATGATAGAACATTGGTATAAAAGTACTCAAAATAACAATGAAAATTCCAACAATCTTAAAGAAGAAAACAAAACCAATTTTTTCTTATATCGCTGTGCTTGCGAAGGAAAAAAACATAAAGTTTCTTATGATATTCATTTAAAAATTCAATACACTAAAGCAAATTTTAAATGCAAAGAATGTGCAAACAATCTTACATTTTACAAAGATGAGGAGATACTTGCATGAAGATTTATGATATAATCATATTTAAATTAAGATATAATTTATAACAAACAAGGAGTTAATGATGCTACCTAAATGGTGTGATAAATACAGCATACATAACAAAGCAATAGATGAACAGCACAAAAAACTCTTTGAACTTGCTGCAAATGCTGAAATGATTTCAGATAAACCTATACACAAAGGTCAAGTCAAATTTCTACTAGCAGATTTTTTCAACTATATGAAAGAACACTTTTCCGATGAAGAAAAATACATGGCAAAGATAGGATATCCTGATCTTGCAAATCATCAAAAAATTCACAAAAGCATTATACAATCAATGATTGAACTCATTCAAAATATAAAAAGCACAAATGATTTAAAAGAAAAATTAAATATTATTGCATCAAAATGGCTACTTGAACATATTCTAAAAGAAGATATGAAAATAGAACAATGGCATCAAGAGCACTTAAAAAAATCACACTCTAAACACGACACAAACACTCAAAAAACCTATGAATATATTTGCCTATGTAAAGATAAAATTCATAAAGTATCTTATGAAATTCATCAAAAAATTCAAACTACAAATGCAAATTATAAATGCAAAACTTGTCAAGAATACATAAAATTAAAATAAAGGTTGTAACATGAATAAACGCTATACTTTTTCATTATCTCAAGA encodes:
- a CDS encoding bacteriohemerythrin, which codes for MLPKWCDKYSIHNKAIDEQHKKLFELAANAEMISDKPIHKGQVKFLLADFFNYMKEHFSDEEKYMAKIGYPDLANHQKIHKSIIQSMIELIQNIKSTNDLKEKLNIIASKWLLEHILKEDMKIEQWHQEHLKKSHSKHDTNTQKTYEYICLCKDKIHKVSYEIHQKIQTTNANYKCKTCQEYIKLK
- a CDS encoding bacteriohemerythrin, with amino-acid sequence MLPEWDQKYSVNNENLDAQHQKLFKLAAKVEEMSDRAIYQIELKKIIADFFHYIKFHFDEEENYMQQINYPYIEQHKLMHKKITNTMVKLIKEVKTTNDLKEKLNTIVSSWLIEHIIQHDIMIEHWYKSTQNNNENSNNLKEENKTNFFLYRCACEGKKHKVSYDIHLKIQYTKANFKCKECANNLTFYKDEEILA